The Daucus carota subsp. sativus chromosome 2, DH1 v3.0, whole genome shotgun sequence genome includes a window with the following:
- the LOC108207194 gene encoding uncharacterized protein LOC108207194: MPKKSRSRLRESNVEDTSTQLFHPREHKADDLIDHSKISTILEDAEDFFNEDGIETDYIEDVEAEVFDKEDLTYRNKGKSGHVSLEPPTECCSHCKAVMWKQERANKTIINGTPEFSLYFGKGQIKLPSNPPTPHYLLKLYKDPKKSRKYKNQIRLYNTMFSFTSIGGKVDHSIKNGSSPYVYRLNGQNHHLFGSLIPNDGDDPKFCQLYIYNTENEVQNMLLWVDVSNGQTVDTEIVEGLLRMLDETNELVKYFRMARDRFVEQPVQDLKIMMKVCRSVTGRENFIVPSNKVGAIMVGDLEDTCGERDIIVETKSKKLERITDIHPKLISLQYPMLFPNGEDGYHDDIPYVKTANNTGKKRKRITMKEFYSYKL, translated from the exons atgccCAAGAAATCACGGAGCAGGCTACGTGAATCCAATGTAGAAGATACCAGCACCCAATTGTTTCATCCCCGGGAACATAAAGCAGATGATCTAATAG ACCATTCAAAAATCAGTACAATCCTTGAAGATGCTGAAGATTTCTTTAACGAAGATG GTATTGAAACTGATTATATTGAAGATGTTGAAGCAGAGGTTTTCGACAAGGAAGATCTAACTTACAGGAATAAAG GGAAAAGTGGACACGTCTCATTGGAGCCACCTACTGAATGTTGTTCACATTGTAAAGCTGTCATGTGGAAGCAAGAACGTGcaaataaaacaattataaatggTACACCAGAATTCTCTCTCTATTTCGGCAAAGGGCAGATCAAGCTACCATCAAATCCTCCCACTCCTCATTACCTCTTGAAGCTTTATAAAGATCCAAAAAAGAGCAGAAAATACAAAAATCAAATCCGTTTGTATAATACTATGTTTTCTTTTACTTCAATTGGCGGTAAGGTTGACCACTCCATAAAAAATGGTTCCTCTCCTTACGTCTATCGCCTAAATGGACAGAATCATCATCTTTTTGGATCACTCATACCTAATGATGGAGACGACCCAAAGTTTTGTCAATTATACATATACAACACTGAAAACGAAGTACAAAACATGCTTCTGTGGGTTGATGTTTCTAATGGTCAGACAGTGGATACGGAGATTGTTGAAGGCCTGCTGAGGATGTTGGACGAAACCAATGAATTGGTTAAATACTTTCGGATGGCACGTGACCGCTTCGTGGAGCAGCCAGTTCAGGATCTAAAAATTATGATGAAGGTTTGTAGAAGTGTTACTGGCCGTGAAAACTTCATTGTTCCATCTAATAAAGTCGGAGCAATAATGGTTGGTGATTTAGAAGATACTTGTGGTGAGAGAGATATTATTGTGGAGACTAAAAGCAAGAAGCTTGAAAGAATAACGGATATTCATCCaaagttgatttctttgcaaTATCCTATGTTGTTTCCAAATGGAGAAGATGGATACCACGATGATATCCCGTATGTGAAGACTGCAAACAATACCGGTAAGAAGAGAAAGAGAATTACCATGAAAGAGTTTTACTCTTATAAATTGTAA